From the Burkholderia glumae LMG 2196 = ATCC 33617 genome, one window contains:
- the rplT gene encoding 50S ribosomal protein L20 has translation MPRVKRGVTARARHKKIINLAKGYRGRRNNVYRIAKQAVMRAGQYAYRDRRNKKRVFRALWITRINAAVRQHDMTYSVFINGLKKASIELDRKVLADMAVFDKAAFAAIVKQVKAAVAA, from the coding sequence ATGCCTCGAGTCAAACGTGGGGTAACCGCACGGGCCCGCCACAAGAAGATCATCAATCTGGCCAAGGGTTATCGCGGTCGCCGCAATAACGTCTACCGCATCGCCAAGCAGGCGGTGATGCGCGCCGGCCAGTACGCGTATCGCGACCGCCGCAACAAGAAGCGTGTGTTCCGCGCACTGTGGATCACGCGTATCAACGCCGCGGTTCGTCAGCACGACATGACCTACAGCGTGTTCATCAACGGCCTGAAGAAGGCTTCGATCGAACTCGACCGCAAGGTGCTGGCCGATATGGCGGTGTTCGACAAGGCTGCTTTTGCCGCGATCGTCAAGCAGGTGAAAGCCGCCGTTGCAGCCTAA
- the pheS gene encoding phenylalanine--tRNA ligase subunit alpha gives MDLDQIVADAKQAFEQAADITTLENEKARFLGKSGALTELLKGLGKLDPDSRKTEGARINLAKQQVEGALAARRQALADALLNQRLASEAIDVTLPGRGAGAGSLHPVMRTWERVEQIFRSIGFDVADGPEIETDWYNFTALNSPENHPARSMQDTFYVDGKDADGRQLLLRTHTSPMQVRYARMNRPPIKVIAPGRTYRVDSDATHSPMFNQVEGLWIDENVSFADLKGVYTDFLKKFFERDDILVRFRPSYFPFTEPSAEIDMMFEHGKNAGRWLEISGSGQVHPTVIRNMGLDPERYIGFAFGSGLERLTMLRYGVQDLRLFFENDLRFLRQFA, from the coding sequence ATGGATCTGGACCAGATTGTCGCTGACGCGAAGCAGGCCTTCGAGCAGGCTGCCGATATCACCACGCTCGAAAACGAGAAGGCCCGCTTTCTCGGCAAATCGGGCGCGTTGACCGAGCTGTTGAAGGGGCTCGGCAAACTCGATCCCGACTCGCGCAAGACCGAAGGCGCGCGCATCAACCTCGCCAAGCAGCAGGTGGAAGGCGCCCTGGCGGCGCGCCGCCAGGCGCTCGCCGACGCGCTGCTGAACCAGCGGCTCGCCTCCGAGGCGATCGACGTGACGCTGCCGGGCCGCGGCGCCGGCGCGGGCAGCCTGCACCCGGTGATGCGCACCTGGGAGCGTGTCGAGCAGATCTTCCGCTCGATCGGCTTCGACGTCGCCGATGGTCCGGAAATCGAAACCGACTGGTACAACTTCACCGCACTGAACAGCCCGGAGAACCATCCGGCGCGTTCGATGCAGGACACGTTCTATGTCGACGGCAAGGATGCCGACGGGCGTCAGCTGCTGCTGCGCACCCACACGAGCCCGATGCAGGTGCGTTATGCGCGCATGAACCGGCCGCCGATCAAGGTGATCGCGCCGGGCCGCACCTATCGTGTCGACAGCGACGCGACACACTCGCCGATGTTCAATCAGGTCGAAGGCCTGTGGATCGACGAGAACGTGAGCTTCGCCGACCTGAAGGGCGTCTACACCGATTTCCTGAAGAAATTCTTCGAGCGCGACGACATCCTGGTGCGCTTTCGTCCCTCGTATTTCCCGTTCACCGAGCCGTCCGCCGAGATCGACATGATGTTCGAGCACGGCAAGAACGCCGGCAGGTGGCTGGAGATTTCGGGCTCCGGCCAGGTCCACCCGACGGTGATCCGCAACATGGGCCTCGATCCGGAGCGCTACATCGGTTTCGCGTTCGGCAGCGGTCTCGAGCGGCTCACGATGCTGCGCTACGGCGTGCAGGACCTGCGTCTGTTCTTCGAGAACGACCTGCGCTTCCTGCGCCAGTTCGCCTGA
- the rpmI gene encoding 50S ribosomal protein L35, which translates to MPKMKTKKSAAKRFVVRPGGTVKRGQAFKRHILTKKTTKNKRHLRGATAVHDSDLNSVRAMLPFA; encoded by the coding sequence ATGCCTAAGATGAAGACCAAGAAGAGCGCCGCAAAGCGCTTCGTGGTGCGTCCGGGCGGTACCGTCAAGCGCGGTCAAGCCTTCAAGCGTCACATCCTGACCAAGAAAACCACGAAGAACAAGCGCCACCTGCGCGGCGCCACGGCAGTTCACGATTCCGATCTGAACTCCGTCCGCGCAATGCTGCCGTTCGCGTAA
- the pheT gene encoding phenylalanine--tRNA ligase subunit beta, producing MQFPESWLRTFVDPQLTTDELSHALTMAGLEVESLRPAAPPTSRIVVGRVLEVVKHPDADKLNVCQVDAGTGATLNIVCGAPNVAPGIKVPVALVGAELPPAEEGGEPFRIRLSKLRGVESQGMLCSARELKLSDDHSGLMILPEDTPIGRDIREVLNLDDTIFEIKLTPNKADCLSVYGIARETAAITGAPLKAVAFAPVATELDETLPVRISAPDLCGRFSGRVIRGVNARAKTPQWMVERLERSGQRSVSALVDISNYVMFELGRPSHVFDLDKIHGAIDVRWGRRGETLKLLNGNTVELDETVGVIADEGQVESLAGIMGGDSTAVTLDTTNIYLEAAFWWPDSIRGRSRKYNFSTDAGHRFERGVDYSTTVEHLERITQLILEICGGQAGPVDDQAVNLPTRAPVAMRVARANRIIGVAIGADEIAAIFTRLGLSFERDGDTFLVTPPPHRFDIEIEEDLIEEVARIHGFEKIPARPPVATSEMRATNETQRSIHTIRHALAARDYAETVNFSFVDADWERDFAGNTRPVRLLNPIASQLSVMRTTLFGSLVNVLRHNLNRRADRVRAFETGRVFLADPTVAAGELTVEGYAQPKRVGALAYGPLLEEQWGAPTRQVDFFDVKGDLEALLAPAVARFVKAEHPALHPGRSARIELDGRAVGWIGELHPRLMQQYELPHAPVMFEIDADALIARALPVPTDVSKFPPVRRDIAVVVDQGVEAQTLFDAMQGALADEACKFVQKIVLFDEFRAKSNTSGGLAMHEKSLAFRVVLQDDAGTLQDEVVERAIRALVDSLRGHGARLRG from the coding sequence ATGCAATTCCCTGAATCCTGGTTGAGAACCTTTGTCGATCCGCAGCTGACGACTGACGAGCTGTCGCATGCGCTGACGATGGCCGGGCTCGAAGTCGAGTCGCTGCGTCCGGCCGCGCCGCCGACCTCGCGCATCGTCGTCGGCCGCGTGCTCGAAGTGGTGAAGCATCCGGACGCGGACAAGCTGAACGTCTGCCAGGTCGATGCCGGCACGGGCGCGACGCTGAACATCGTCTGCGGGGCGCCGAACGTTGCGCCGGGCATCAAGGTGCCGGTCGCGCTGGTCGGCGCGGAACTGCCGCCCGCCGAGGAGGGCGGCGAGCCGTTCCGGATTCGGCTGTCGAAGCTGCGCGGCGTCGAGAGCCAGGGCATGCTCTGCTCGGCGCGCGAGCTGAAGCTGTCCGACGATCACAGCGGCCTGATGATCCTGCCCGAGGACACGCCGATCGGCCGCGACATCCGCGAGGTGCTGAACCTCGACGACACGATCTTCGAAATCAAGCTGACGCCGAACAAGGCCGACTGCCTGTCGGTATACGGCATCGCGCGCGAAACCGCCGCGATCACGGGCGCGCCGCTGAAGGCCGTCGCGTTCGCGCCGGTGGCCACCGAGCTGGACGAAACGCTGCCGGTGCGCATTTCCGCGCCGGATCTGTGCGGCCGCTTCTCGGGCCGCGTAATCCGCGGCGTGAACGCACGCGCGAAGACGCCGCAATGGATGGTCGAGCGCCTCGAGCGCTCGGGGCAGCGCAGCGTGTCGGCGCTGGTCGACATCTCGAACTATGTGATGTTCGAACTCGGCCGCCCGTCGCACGTGTTCGACCTCGACAAGATCCACGGCGCGATCGACGTGCGCTGGGGCCGGCGCGGCGAGACGCTGAAGCTGCTGAACGGCAACACGGTCGAACTCGACGAGACGGTCGGCGTGATTGCCGATGAAGGGCAGGTGGAGAGCCTTGCGGGCATCATGGGCGGCGACAGCACGGCCGTCACGCTCGACACCACCAACATCTATCTCGAAGCGGCGTTCTGGTGGCCGGACAGCATCCGCGGCCGCTCGCGCAAGTACAACTTCTCGACCGACGCGGGCCACCGCTTCGAGCGCGGCGTCGATTATTCGACGACGGTCGAGCATCTCGAGCGCATCACGCAGCTGATCCTCGAGATCTGCGGCGGCCAGGCCGGGCCGGTCGACGACCAGGCGGTGAACCTGCCGACGCGCGCGCCGGTCGCGATGCGCGTGGCGCGCGCGAACCGCATCATCGGCGTAGCGATCGGCGCCGACGAGATCGCCGCCATCTTCACGCGGCTCGGCCTGAGCTTCGAGCGCGACGGCGACACCTTCCTGGTCACGCCGCCGCCGCACCGCTTCGACATCGAGATCGAGGAAGACCTGATCGAGGAAGTCGCGCGCATCCACGGCTTCGAGAAGATCCCGGCGCGCCCGCCGGTGGCGACCAGCGAAATGCGCGCGACCAACGAGACGCAGCGCTCGATCCATACCATCCGCCATGCGCTCGCCGCGCGCGATTACGCCGAGACGGTCAACTTCAGCTTCGTCGACGCCGACTGGGAACGCGACTTCGCCGGCAATACCCGCCCGGTGCGTCTGCTCAACCCGATCGCGAGCCAGCTGTCGGTGATGCGCACCACGCTGTTCGGCAGCCTCGTCAACGTGCTGCGTCACAACCTGAACCGCCGCGCGGACCGCGTGCGCGCGTTCGAGACCGGCCGCGTGTTCCTGGCCGATCCCACCGTCGCGGCGGGCGAGCTGACGGTCGAGGGTTACGCGCAGCCGAAGCGGGTCGGCGCGCTCGCATATGGCCCGCTGCTCGAGGAGCAGTGGGGTGCGCCCACGCGCCAGGTCGATTTCTTCGACGTGAAGGGCGACCTGGAAGCGCTGCTCGCGCCGGCGGTGGCTCGTTTCGTGAAGGCCGAGCACCCGGCGCTGCATCCGGGCCGCAGCGCCCGCATCGAACTCGACGGCCGCGCGGTCGGCTGGATCGGCGAACTGCACCCGCGCCTGATGCAGCAGTACGAGCTGCCGCACGCGCCGGTGATGTTCGAGATCGATGCCGACGCGCTGATCGCACGCGCGCTGCCGGTGCCGACCGACGTGTCGAAATTCCCGCCGGTGCGTCGTGATATCGCGGTGGTCGTCGATCAGGGCGTCGAGGCGCAGACGCTGTTCGACGCCATGCAGGGCGCGCTGGCCGACGAGGCATGCAAGTTCGTCCAGAAGATTGTACTCTTTGACGAATTTCGTGCAAAATCAAATACTTCCGGCGGCCTTGCGATGCACGAGAAAAGCCTGGCGTTCCGCGTCGTCCTGCAGGATGACGCCGGCACGCTGCAGGACGAAGTGGTCGAGCGCGCGATCCGGGCCCTCGTTGACAGCCTGCGTGGACACGGTGCGCGGTTGCGCGGCTGA
- a CDS encoding MerR family transcriptional regulator, with translation MTSTVEKVVLPPIPAKRYFTIGEVSELCGVKPHVLRYWEQEFTQLRPVKRRGNRRYYQHHEVLLIRRIRELLYEQGFTINGARNRLDSHGTDRAAPAETQDELFPAAAADAAAGVDVEQLRRALLEVIDGLARKP, from the coding sequence ATGACATCGACGGTTGAGAAAGTCGTGTTGCCCCCGATTCCCGCGAAGCGCTACTTCACGATCGGTGAGGTCAGCGAGTTGTGCGGCGTGAAGCCGCATGTGTTGCGGTATTGGGAGCAGGAGTTCACGCAGCTGCGCCCGGTGAAGCGCCGCGGCAACCGGCGCTACTACCAGCATCATGAAGTGCTGTTGATCCGGCGGATTCGCGAGCTGCTCTACGAGCAGGGCTTCACGATCAACGGCGCGCGCAACCGGCTCGATTCGCACGGCACGGATCGGGCCGCGCCCGCCGAGACGCAGGACGAACTGTTCCCGGCCGCGGCGGCGGACGCCGCCGCCGGCGTCGACGTCGAACAGCTGCGGCGTGCGCTGCTCGAGGTGATCGACGGCCTCGCCCGCAAGCCATGA
- a CDS encoding integration host factor subunit alpha, whose protein sequence is MNDMNSSEFEALLTAQRSALNRDAAPAPSGETPTLTKAELAELLFDSVGLNKREAKDMVEAFFEVIRDALENGESVKLSGFGNFQLRDKPQRPGRNPKTGEAIPIAARRVVTFHASQKLKALVENGSDTPITR, encoded by the coding sequence ATGAACGACATGAACTCGAGTGAATTCGAAGCCCTCCTGACGGCGCAGCGCAGTGCCCTGAACCGCGACGCCGCGCCGGCGCCGTCCGGCGAGACGCCGACGCTGACCAAGGCGGAGCTGGCCGAGCTGTTGTTCGACAGCGTTGGGCTCAACAAGCGCGAAGCGAAGGACATGGTCGAGGCGTTCTTCGAAGTGATTCGCGATGCGCTCGAAAACGGCGAGAGCGTGAAGCTGTCCGGTTTCGGCAATTTCCAGTTGCGCGACAAGCCGCAGCGTCCGGGGCGCAATCCGAAGACGGGCGAGGCGATTCCGATCGCCGCGCGCCGCGTCGTCACGTTCCATGCGAGTCAGAAGCTCAAGGCGCTCGTCGAGAACGGCTCGGACACGCCGATCACCCGCTGA